The following coding sequences are from one Leucoraja erinacea ecotype New England chromosome 2, Leri_hhj_1, whole genome shotgun sequence window:
- the LOC129705866 gene encoding protein FAM110C-like: MPPEASVSLPLRLLTKGPGYLRSQMEGDRQGRQSAVERLAADKTKYLKSQMARGCKVEPNGLGSSASEEGSSSGSGASSNTKTYLASGSPQQSGQLRLPPDIVRRSSSSSKRQLRPDSLVMYRRKCKVVWGADATGSARSFKDSSSLVRWLLPGSSGRADKQQGPASGAATSEGGELAESKEAGM; encoded by the coding sequence atgccgCCCGAGGCGAGTGTCTCTCTGCCACTAAGGCTCCTGACCAAAGGTCCCGGCTACCTCCGCAGTCAAATGGAAGGGGACAGGCAGGGTCGACAGAGCGCCGTGGAGAGACTGGCTGCCGACAAGACCAAGTACTTGAAGAGCCAGATGGCGAGGGGGTGCAAAGTGGAGCCCAATGGTTTGGGCAGCTCTGCCTCCGAagaaggcagcagcagcggcagtgggGCCAGCAGCAACACGAAGACTTACCTGGCCTCTGGCAGCCCCCAGCAGAGTGGGCAGCTGCGGCTCCCGCCTGACATTGTGCgtcgctccagctccagctccaagaGGCAGCTCAGGCCCGACTCGCTGGTCATGTACCGGCGGAAGTGCAAGGTCGTGTGGGGAGCAGATGCCACCGGCAGCGCCCGCAGTTTCAAGGACAGTAGCAGCCTGGTTCGGTGGCTGCTGCCTGGCTCTAGCGGCCGGGCCGACAAGCAGCAGGGGCCGGCATCGGGAGCAGCAACGTCGGAAGGGGGAGAATTAGCAGAGAGTAAAGAGGCCGGCATGTGA